In the Hermetia illucens chromosome 1, iHerIll2.2.curated.20191125, whole genome shotgun sequence genome, accgcgaccttccgtacgatagccttgcgctctaaccgctcagctatccggacacccaattattattactttaaatAAATGGAATAAGAAATGTTGAATAgctttctctttccaaatttccGATATTTACAAACACACCATCTATGATAACGAAAACGTAAGtaatttgataatataataaatacgcAACTGTCTGTCCCCTTGCAAAGTAGAAATAATTCAGTGAATAGGTGGACCCAATACTGATTTATTGCCATTTAAATCACGAAACGATATCCGATTGGAATAAAGATCTAATTTTCCACTTAATAATATCTTTTACCTTCACCAATGGATAGCAATGAGCATCTTTTATAGAATAGAGCAGCACTTAAGACTATATCAACTCGAAAAAgccaagataaaaaaaaataaattggaaaCAAAACATGCGATAACCAAGCATCCACTCTGTGACATGAATAATATAACATGCAAAGCTTACCCTTGATTGTCCTGGTCATCTTATAGTTCATATTCCCTTAATGCATTAAAGTTTAACTGAATAAGATCAGGATTCTTATGTTAGGATGTTAGTATCAATGAAAATTAGTCATTTAGTAGAGGTTTCATTAAAGTTTATCTTTTTCTGTTCCTGGAAGAAAAGATCCATTAGTCGAATGGAAGAGATGTAATAAGTTTAGTGTAAAAATGAAACAGAAACTTCGCAGATATTACATTAGAAAAATGCTTTTAGCAAAAACGAACAATGTATTCATGATAATTGCAAACAGGTATTACCTCTGATCaccaaaatgttaaaaattatctAAGTATTTAATGAATTCAAGAAAAAACGCAACTTCTATAAATAGGCAAAAAATAACTACTACatgcaataataaaaaacaTAGAAACGTGTAACGAAATTTTATTCATTGCTAAATATTTACAACGTTTTGATCGAAGTTTTACAAAAACAATTTGGATTGGATTGCATGAAATTTACATGTGAGTTTTTGCTAAAAGCACTTAATAAAATGAACACTAAAACATCTCACTATAATAAAACTTTGAGCAAAatatacaaaagaaaaattttacattAACACGGACAAAAGCTTTGATCGTtctaatacaaaattttgataaaaaaaaccaTTCAATGCATGGTAAATATATTACAGGATGAAAACAAACGATTTTAAtaccaaaatatttaaatgtggAGATGCGGATTATTTCTTTTCTGAATGTATCTCATGATTAGATTTACAACTAAATGCCAACTAGGCGCATTTACCAATAGGAAAATTATAACCTGAATTCTTGATATGAATTGAAGGACAATCTGGTTTGTCTATAGCAAACCTTGGCTCATTTTCCCTTAAAACGATCCacatttggtttaaattctttcgGCCTCGCGCTCACCCACATCTTGGTAAATTCACGGTGGAAAATTCGAGTGAAAAAAAAGTGTCTCAAAAGCGTTATAAAATCGAAACGCGAAAATCGACAGCTTTAGTCATTcgccatgttgtgtgacgtcaCAACTCGAACCAAGAAACTCCAATAGACCGACAGTTGGCAGTTACTggcaatttttaaaccattataattaacaaatgagcgTTGCCAATTGTTTTTTTAACAGATATGAGAATTGggcaggtgaaactactatttcggcgtAAAAAAACATATAGTCATTTTCTAACGCGGGAAGTCTATCATTGACGGGAGTCGAAAACGTCGTCATGAATTTCATCGCAAATTCGGAAAACTACGTTTAATAGATAGGTAAAAAACGAGACATGCCAGAACAGGGAACTTATTCGCGAGCCAGTTaaggaatttaaaaaaattatctgagCTTGCTGTGGTTCTGACGAAAAAAAGGAAAGTGCTCGTACAGCAAGAGGAAGACTTGTCAAAGTGGATATTAACGGTTGTGGAGTCAGAATGGAAGCCTTAGCTTTTGGAAcgagacaaaaaaaaatcgtgtTTAAGAATATTATCTGGATTGTGATACGGCCACTGTTATGCACGGAAAAAACAGTTTTATGCTGTTGAAATGTATGAATGTTAGTGGGATCGGGAAAATGATCTTTTGTAAAGGTCAGATAAACAGTGAGAAGTATATAAATGTATTAGAAACTGGCTTGATGCCTCCAATAACGCACATTTATAGTAACACCGACTTGAATAGTGTTAAACTATAACAAGTTAACTCACCCTATTACAAATCAGCTACCGCAATGGATAGATCTAGCGGGAATAACATTGTTTTGTTAGATTGGCCGGCCCAATCCCCGGATGTGAACCCCATCGCACATATGGGGCAACCGAAAGCACAAAGTAAGGGAGCACGAATAGATCCACGGATCCACGAATAGAACACCGCAAGCACTCAATAATTTGCGAAGCTAATATAGGAGTATAATGTAAATGATAATCGAAtcgattaaatttttttcattttttacgcTAAACAAGAAAAAGACATAAAATATTGGCCAAGGCTGTATGTACAACAAAGATCAAAtatttgagcgataccatgactgtttgattgtggatgaaatccggctcaattccactaatctgtatggatgacgaTGTACTACCAATCCGGAAAATGTATAGGAGAAAAATCTATCGTAGAAAATTAAGACGACAAACAGCCGCTGGGAATATCAAATTAGTGGACTTCGGTGTAAACACGGAAtgtctgaagtttcttattaaggcaggcctagaccgaataccgcatattacgccgttaatgatgatgaaatatacagtcgtcggatcaacagATATTTGACCGGTAGTGACCATCGTAAATGCTCCAGCGATTTTTTACTAAGAAAATACGTCTGTGCATACCAGCAGGAAGATGATATATTTTTtccaatagaaaaaaatcaaaaacgcACTCGATTATCTCAATATAGAATGGCTGGAAGACCATAAATTTTGGggtgaaattttccaaaaacgcattcaaaaatCATACAGAAGTCTTCCAAAACGAATGTATGAAATAGCGAAGGTTCAACTCGGTACTAGTGCAAAAATAAAGACAAAATTTCCAtatcttcgtttttttttttcaatatttcctctAAATTTCTCCTAAAACCTCAACCTCtgagaaaaatataattatttttaagtAGAACTCTGTATATATTAGTCTGCCTGCCCAATTTGAAAAGCATCCAGTAGTTTAATAAATAACGAGGAATGTTAAAAAAACTAGCACTTTTTTGCGCGAACTGTACCACGTTCGTAAATAAAAAACAACTTCCACAAAATAGGAAATGCAAAATTCCACTGGATCTACTATCAATTCAAATCCATTTTACATGTACAGTAGAAGCAGTCAAACCTAACACTCCAAAACCGAACAGAATTGGCGAATTTCGCGCTTTTCATGTAACAGTCTAGCAGTTCATAAAATTGGTTTTGCTTACAAATGTATTAATGTCTGTCTGGATTTGGTTTAACCAAACTAGGAAAAGTGGAACTATTTTAACAGACCTTTCAATCAAAGAGCAACCGATGATGTTTCCAAATCGACTAAGACTTGAAAAGCCACTCTCAGCTCCTGAAGGTTGGCTGGAAACGTGGAAAACAGGGCATGCAATCCTACAATTTCTGGAGAAAAGCGGCTCTACAACCTCAACGAAAGGGTCTTAATGACAAAATGCTCCCACGAAAAAGTTCTGCTTCTAAGCAGAAGCAGTGTGTGTGGATATAAGCAGTCCAAAAAGAAGTTGACCGTAGTTATGTGTAGGTAATGCAAGTGGGAGCCATAAATTTTCCCTTTTGATAAGTGAACCAAGGAAGCAAAGGACCTTTAAAAACTTGGGGCTTGCGGTCCTTTCCGGTTCATTATTGATTCGAAAATCTGCATAAGTGGACGCTGTGCTATTTACAAGCTAATTCGATGAAATGTTTATATCTGAGGTTTCTGTACATTTGAGAACGACTGTAAATCTGAGTCGTGTATAAACTGTACTCGCACTTTCTGTCCTTTTGAAGAGGACTGGGTGCTGTATACATAACCAAGTATAAACTAAAGTGCAGCGTTAAGACCGTGAATCCATTAGCAAAGCCGAGAAGAggaattttccagaaaattaAATGTACGATAGGATACTGAATACGGAAGGCCATGGAATGAGAATGTTCTGTCGGAAATTCGAAAATGAATTCGCAGCTTTCCAAAGAGAAGAAGTATCAAGCGAGCCTAAGCAATTAGGAAGCGTTGTACTATCATAAAACTCTAAACTAGGAACAGGATAAGGGCACTTCAATTAGAATCGGCAACAGGGGGTCTTAGAGATGATTTCCTCTAGCATCAGGTCAGGGAATCCTATTTATCGGAAAATTTAAAGACCAGAAGGATAGTCCGCCTGAAAATTCGCCACTCAGATCTACCTAGAACTCGAAGATTTCTGAGGAAGcttcaaatgaaaaattcaaattcaaaaaaaagcacgatcaaaaattatattttgggCTGACCTAACAAATTGTCCATTGTCCAATCAGGGAGGAGGGAAGCTCCGAGCTGTTGaacaagaataaatataataaaaatcgttggcgcaacaatctaacgGTGCCCTATAGtgcaatgtaggaggcaatgtggtcagcagatactaattcacagctgagacgactggtatcctacatgcagtcacgataacaaatccctgtgCCACCACTGAattttaaaccgcgaccttccgctacgtagcccagtgctctaaccactcgagcCATCCGAACAAGGATATACTTtgagtttattgaaaaaaaggCAGCACACTCCACCCAGAACAATAAAAAGGGGCTCCCATTTTACAACTGTACTAATCATGGGCTTGCGGCTTGTCCTTGCAAAATTAAGAAACAACTGAAACGCTACAAGCAAGCACAAGTTTTCCAACTCTTCTTTCTTCCAAAAATACTCAAAGAAAGAGTTTACGTAGATTTCTACGAAAACAATGTAGCCAGTCAAGTTGACATCTCCGCCGATTCTTTTAGCATCGAAAAATCCTAATGACGAGTGAACAAAGTCACGATCAAATCACTGTGAAGGAAAGAAAATACGCTTCTCATACTTCACAGTAGGAATGCTGGGATAGATTCACTTTGATCTATCTGGACCGatggaaaaatatttacattttacATTTACAAAGTAGACGAAAACATTCATAAAATTCAagcaattatcaaaaaattAGAACGGAGAGAATCAAACCAATAATGGATGTTAAAACGTAAACAAAAGGcaggagaatattctgaaagcAAACAAATCCCGATACCAACAATTCAAATGATCCTAGCGTGTGCAATTCCTACACTACCGAGAACGGGGAATCACTCAATCAGAGAAATTTCTCATCTGCAGGGAGTTTCAGCTTAGTAACGATCCAGATCctcaaaaaaataaaggaaaattcaTCTGTGGCATTTTCAAAGCGGGCAAACTTTGGACGAAAAAGGAAGACCACCTTGGTCAGAACGGAAAATTGCTGCTGCAAACCGCAGAGATCCTTTGTGGGGGCTCAATAAGTTGGTCCATGATACTGGCGTGGAAATTTTGAAGTGAACTTTGCGATGGAGATTGGATGATGCCGGCTTTCACCCGATACGGCCGATAAAAAAAGCACGCTTAactgagaaaatgaaaaaagcAAGATTTGCATTCGTTCAGGAATATTCAAAATTCGGCGTACGATTTCCTTAAATTTAAAAGCAGTAATtgtaatgtttttatataatattcaATATTATCCAATATTTATCAGACAGTGTTTTCTTTCGAATCGACGTTCCAATGCCTTGCGGAAGCCAGTAGGTTTGTCAGAAGACGTAGGGGAAAGAAGTCGAATTAGTCCTGCATTGACCGTTAGACATCCACCATCTGTAATGGCATGGAAAAATCCCTTTACTTCCATAGCCAGGAAACTCGTCGAAGCAGTCATAAACTAATGAAACTATAGAACTAATACTCAATTGAGGGTGAATTTTCATGGCGATTTGTAGTCGCTGACGccacaaaattaataattggTATCTACTCCTTGTCGACAAGTTATTGCTCCTCCCCCTTAAGCCTTGCACCGAAAGATAATGACGAGtggagaaaaaaattatttggttGACCATTGATGTGATGAACGCGTTCCAACAAATACCCGGCGCTGAGGATAATGACTTTCCAACGATACATAGATGGAgttttgaagatatttttcgTCACTTGAAGAACTTACTTGTCATGCTCAAATATTGTTCACGCGACTAAGAAAATTGGATGTAATGATTAAATCTTCAAAGTGCGTATTTGGGCAAGACAGTGTTAAAGTAAAATTTCTCGGTTACGAAGCTAATGGCAATGGTATCCAACCTCTCAATGCAAAAGTTAGATGCGATAAGAAACTTTCCGTGACCAGACACAATAAAGCGGCTTGGCAAGTTCCTAGGCATATCGAACATTTATATCTTAGGTTCTCAAGTTCTACTTAATAAGCAGAAAGGCGTTTAGGAAAGCTAAAGAGAGTCTAGCGCAGGCCGTATTATTTGCACATAAAAAGTCAAGCTATTTGCTAGCGATCATCAATCACTTTTCCGAGCTGAGCGCAAATACTGTGCATATGAGCGGGAACTGTTAGCCATATAAGCTATGTAGTACGAGTATTTTTGGCACATGCGAGAGGTAAgaccttttttatttttaccgACCACAAACCGATTGCATATGCATTCAGGAAAAGGAACCAGCAGTGAACACCACCTCAATCCGTTTTGGATTTAATCGGATAAATCTCCAATGATATCGAACACATTCCTTGGAAAAAAATGTCGGTTTCGATGATGGAAGAAATTAAGGACCGGCTGGACctcaaggaaatgaaatctgcaCAAAAACAGACTCAGGAATTGCAGAGTTTGATAAGTGACAACTCAATATCCTTGCATCTCAAAGGTATAAAATTCTTGAGGCTGATATCTTTGATATGTGACGTCCCTACATTCCTGGGTAGTTTCGCCGCAAAATCTTTAATCGTCTATACAAGCTACGTAATCCAGGAGTTAACGCCACAATAAAAATCATAACACAGCGTTATGTGTGGTCGTCGataaggataataataataataataatcgttggcgcaacaatccatgttggatcagggccttgaagtgtgttagagcagccAATCCAAGGGTTCAACCAGGTGTCATAGGCTCTTTGAACCGAAATTTTACAAACAGTATTGAAATTCGTTCAACTTGAAGGAAAGACAACCATCAACTACACCAGCAGTGTTATATATACAACAACTGCAACCACCAAGAGAATTACAAACCTCGGAACTTATTCAAACCTTGAGAGAACTCATAGGAGACACTCGTTTGATGTTTCATGGAGACTTTTGTTCTGAATCGTGAAAAGAAACTCCATCCAAAAGCACAGCCATAAATCCCAGGAGTGAAGAACagcaaattttagatatttaatCATTGCAAATCTAACATGAAACCGATCGAAAATTCTGGTATTAAAATCAAAAGCATCTTTGAAAGCCACATTTCATCATGGCAactaaatattcaaaaaacaaaTGAGTTGTACATAATCAATAAAAACGGCAAATTCCACATAAGCAAAAACATCCTTTAGCATGCTAGTAACCTACACTATTACCGTATCGATGATAAATCTCTTAAAACTTATAACGCCACTCCAATCCAATTACCTCTCCACAGCAAGGATCTTCGTATTCCCCGTCGCTCGTCTGCCGCCTGCTACCAAGTGGATCTCTACAGAAAGAGCTGTTACTGCTTTCCCCATTTCCAGTACTGCTATCATAATAGAAGAATTGAGCCACAGCCCTCGGCGAATCCTGCAAAAATCATTTCCATATAGTGAAAATCAAATCATTTTAATTAATCTCTCCAACGAGTAACTTACCAAATTGCTCCTTTTTTCATCGTCCGAACGATCCGAATATTGTGTAACATTTACATTTTTATGATGCAAATTTTCTAGGAAAATATCACTAGTTTGAGACAAATCTGACTTACTTAGAACTCGAGCTCTAGGGGGACTGTCTTTTTCGTGGCTATTATTGAAAGAAGTCGATGGAATTGGTTCTACGGTGGCTGGCGGCTGGGGAGTGGAAGAAGTTAACGGACGCTCTGTTTCTATGAATTGCTCAGAATTCGCTTGGAGAGTCGCTGTTGCAAATGATGTTGATGGAATGGCATCTGCAACTGTTGTGTATGATGTTGACGGAGTGGCatctgttgcagaaaatgttggTTGGCTAACACCTGCAGTTGTGATAAATGATGTTGATGGAATGTTAGTCGCAGATGATGCTGGGTAAGTGACAGTAGCGCCAGACGCTGGCCAACCGTACTCTACTACAGGTGGATTACCCATGCTGATGTTTTGGGGAGGCGACGGAAGCATAGCTACATAATCCACCTCTTGTGGTCGAATGCTAGAATGAGGCGTCATTGGAACATTTTGACGTTCCGAAGTTATAGGATGATCATTAGTAGACCGTATATTTCGTTTCTTATTGTGAAGAGAATCTTCACTTTGTTGCTGATCCTGATAGTCAGATTTTCTTGATACTTGAGCGCGTTCTACAATATGTACTTCTGACTGATTAGGTCCCGAATTGACTTTCGGATCTTCGACAGATCTACGTCTTCTTGCAGGCACGCAGGGTGCAACATCTTCAGACTGATGGGTCGACTGAACAGTAGCAGGGGAATACTCTGGAAGATCTCGAAATTCTTCTTCCACAGATGGCATAACAGGTTGTGTTCGGACGATATTCGGATAAACGACAGGTGCTGTACGTTGAACCTCATTATCTTCTGGCAGAATGTCCCTTTGAATTTGTTCTTGATGAATATGACGAGTCGCGATAGAAGAAGGCTGAGGCTGATGAACGTCACGAGTTTGTGGCAAGGTGGGCTGAGTTTGATGCCATCCTTGAGGCTGCACTCTAATGGCTTCATTTTGATTCGCAGTAGAACCAACTGCTTGCAAATTATGCGGTGCATTCGTTGTCGAAGGTTGTTGCATTTGATGCCAACCATGAGGGCCTGCCATATGGCCCTGATTCTCTGCATGGTCGCTTCGATGAGGAAATGGCATCGGCTGCGCTTGATTCCCCGTTCCAGGAGCAAAATGGACTGTTGGTTGTTGGGGGCGATTATGACGGGTAGGTTGTCCTGGAATAGGTTGTGCTTGATGCCAACCCATAGGAGTACCATATTGATCACTCTGTATAGAATAAAAGCTTTGCGATCCTACACCCGAATACTCCTCAGGATTAACACTACCATAGACTTCTCGGAAATCATCCTGATCTGGTGATGATTGACCCTGCGGTGAGGACCTCGGTGTTATTCGTAGATTTTGCGATTGAAAATGCTGCGGATCAGATGGATTAATATGAATGGCTGATTGCGGACCATATGGGTGATTTCGTTCAGCTTGAATCAAGTCAGTCGAGTATGGCTCTTGAGCACTTCTTCTAGTTCTTATATGTCCTTGTTGAGTGGAATGTGTTGGATGGCCTACTTGGGGTGTTGTTCCTGAGGGACGGTCACTTTGATGAAAGCGTTCACTTGGAATATTGGCATATTCAACCTCTGAGGTGATACCCCTTTTTGCAGGCTTTTGTTGTTTGAAGTTATCATCATGATAATTTTCATCTGTTCCGTGCCTGTTAATCGGTGGCGCCCGATttccactttgttgtggtaagCCCGATGGAGGCACACGTTTTAAATTACCACCTCCTGAAGAATCTGAATCAATTGGGCCTGGCGATGAACGCTGCCTACCAAAAAGAGTTGGTGCGACTTCTTCAAGTGGACCATGCGAGAAAAACTCATCTAAATGGGGCGAGAATAGACCTCGGGATGATGAagtcgatgaggatgatcgacGCGAATGCGATGGTGAATGATGTGGAGGCGTTGGAAGCCTAACAATCTGCGGGGCAGGAGCTTTGGACATGTCAACGGGAACTGGAGGGGGACTCTGTTTCGGACGATTGGCTGGTTTTACAATTTGAGTTGGCTGAGACCCTCTAGGCAGTTGCGTTGGCAAGCTTGACTGAGAAGACTCCGCATGCCCTCCATCTGAAGGTGCACTTCTTTCCTGAATGTTGCTTTGTGAATCTCTTGGTTGAGAAGTTTGCTTAAACGTCCCTGAACTCCCAGGTTTATCCTGACCATCAGAAGAGTGTCCAGACCGTTGTCCCTGTTCTTTATCAGACAGATCTCCCGGAGGCAAAGGTGCTGGACGATGAGGACTCAACGGCGTCTGTTTACCACCTTTCTTCACAACTTTAGCATAAACAATTTTATCCTTATCAGGGccctggtgagacgtttctttAGAAGCAACATCTAACCTAGCTCTTCCATCATCATCCACCTCCCGTATTTCAGCATATACCGGTTCTGGATGCACATCAGCTCGCGCTGCTATCGTACAAGCTGCCACCGATTCGTCCGTCAATGTATTAGTTACCGTCTCAGCTGCCGTCGTTTCGCCCTCTAATTTCGCTCGTGCTTTTCCCAAAAGATCTTGCACAGCTACAGTAAAATCTTCACTCAAATCCGATGCATACGATTTGTAACTTTCGTCGTGCCCTACTTTCTCATTGCCAGTTTGaagatttttaagaaaattccTTGGAGAAAAGGGCTTTCTTTGTGAGCTCCTTTCTGGTCTAGGCGACTGTACTTTTCGGCTAAAATCAAAACCGTCATCTGAATGATGAGTTGGTTTCGCAACTTCAGATACATCTTCCCCAGCAATTGGCGTTATCGAACGCCTATTCAAAGTATCGTCCGAGGCATAATCAAAATTCAAACGCCTACTTTGCAATACCAACGTATCGTTGGTTTGTGTTGCAACCGTTTCCACCATTTTTGGAGGTTCCTTTGCCTCTTTATTGGAACTTTTTCGGTCGTCTTTCCCATCTTTCTTTTTCGAAAAACCAAGTGATTCGAGAAAGCTTTTCGTATGTTTCAAAGCTCTCTTTTGAAAGCTTTTACCAGCAGGCGTACTGGCAGGCTCCTTAGCTGTTGTAGATTCCTTCTCTGTTACAGAATCCTTGACTGTTGTTGCAACAGTCACACTTTCTGCAGCAGATATTGATTCCTTAGGCTTCACCGAAATGGGATTTACAATGGGGTTGCTTTCTACAGGAATAGGAGATGACAGTTTAGGGTAAAGAGCACTATCCTTGGGTTCGGAAGAGATCACTGTTAATTCTTCCTCTCCCGAAGGGCTCACCTCTCTCACAGTAGCCATTTTCGGTGTTTGATTCTGACGCTGCGGCTTCGAAGGCGGCTGCGGCAAATTCTTAACTTTTTCCCGAAGAATGTTTTTCGGAGTCATTTCATTTCTGGGAATATCCGGCTTCACCGGTGTGCTCTTCAATTCCATGTTCTCAGCGAAATTGTGCGAATTCTCATTTTCCGATGTTTTTTGTCCACTATCCACTGTGTCGATCTGAAGCCTTGGTGGAGGTTGCCAACCAACTTGTTGAGGTTCTGCCACGGGATGTTGAGACACAAATTTCTGATTTGCTGTTTCATTACTTAGCATATTGTAAACAGCTGGAGGCACCCAACCAACTTGCTCAGGGTTAGGTATTTCGCCGGCAGGGACAACATTTACCTCCGCAAATTCAATGTTTTTAGGATGAGTAGCAGATTCAATGTTAAGCTTATTCAATGAATCATTGACAATAACGGGTCCAGTCGGAACACTTGGAAGCATACGGAGCAGTTCATTAATGTCCGTGGTATCCGGTGACACTATTTCACTGTAAGGTGGGCAAGTAGGCATGAACTCCTGTCGAGAGCTCGGACCAGTTTCAAAGCTTTCCTCTGCTATATTCGAAGAAGCAACAGCAGGTCTAGAATATCCTCCTTCTGAAGTAGGAGGGCTTGTTCCAGCTCCATTTGAATCAACTTTCCCACTCAATTTGTCAAATGTTACTTTTGTCACTTTCGGCTTTTGATTCATAACACTATTCAAGGAATCATCTGAAACCTTTTTGGAATTATCCTTTCCATTGAATGAATCGTCTGTTTCTTGCGGCAAACGAAAACTGGCTGGCATCGTTGGTTGGTCTCCTATCGACATTGCGCTGATATCTGAAGAGCTGCAATCAGGTGAACTTGAGAAATTTCTTGGCGGCTTTCGAGGCGGACCAATAATTGGCCTATAAGACACATCTGGCCCAACACGTTTCATAAGTAAACGACCGCCTTTTAACTTATTTGACCTTGGTCTGGCTTTAATGAGATCAGTCCGTATACCATCGTCTTCTGATTGACTTGGGACGTTCGTTGCACGTGATtgcatttctttattttttagagCAGTTGTGTTTGTACTGGCATCTTTCCCCTCCGTTTTGTTAGATAATTTCTCTGGAACTTGCCCTCCATTGCCGTCGATAAGATTTTCGACATTGATTATCTTTTCACTAGTACTAGTTTCTGCATTTCTGCTTCCATCGCCGGACCTGCCAGCACTTTTACTACGAACTGAAAAACATGATAACACTTAGTATTGAAATTATGATGACTGC is a window encoding:
- the LOC119660090 gene encoding uncharacterized protein LOC119660090 isoform X4 encodes the protein MRDTVKFDPSIPDRQVTGESSTSQHTCSSASQTEYLDVQSLSSASSYMALPSLKHGKKHIPLSALGPPGPSSRRTGCSHSHCRCEEESIMQNMCNKRNERLSKPCKDGFCYCFTSDSEDFRKDPGTSAGHHRCKALRKEYAYHLPTESDCSEIVSSDQYFADKQKEKKKKRVSLPPEILESGTINRQNGSAGCGHKDGKCSNDNCRRRPFLATNKFQEFHCSDSDAPLIHIVQEVQRNVVVSEIRINRSKLKKSKVRSKSAGRSGDGSRNAETSTSEKIINVENLIDGNGGQVPEKLSNKTEGKDASTNTTALKNKEMQSRATNVPSQSEDDGIRTDLIKARPRSNKLKGGRLLMKRVGPDVSYRPIIGPPRKPPRNFSSSPDCSSSDISAMSIGDQPTMPASFRLPQETDDSFNGKDNSKKVSDDSLNSVMNQKPKVTKVTFDKLSGKVDSNGAGTSPPTSEGGYSRPAVASSNIAEESFETGPSSRQEFMPTCPPYSEIVSPDTTDINELLRMLPSVPTGPVIVNDSLNKLNIESATHPKNIEFAEVNVVPAGEIPNPEQVGWVPPAVYNMLSNETANQKFVSQHPVAEPQQVGWQPPPRLQIDTVDSGQKTSENENSHNFAENMELKSTPVKPDIPRNEMTPKNILREKVKNLPQPPSKPQRQNQTPKMATVREVSPSGEEELTVISSEPKDSALYPKLSSPIPVESNPIVNPISVKPKESISAAESVTVATTVKDSVTEKESTTAKEPASTPAGKSFQKRALKHTKSFLESLGFSKKKDGKDDRKSSNKEAKEPPKMVETVATQTNDTLVLQSRRLNFDYASDDTLNRRSITPIAGEDVSEVAKPTHHSDDGFDFSRKVQSPRPERSSQRKPFSPRNFLKNLQTGNEKVGHDESYKSYASDLSEDFTVAVQDLLGKARAKLEGETTAAETVTNTLTDESVAACTIAARADVHPEPVYAEIREVDDDGRARLDVASKETSHQGPDKDKIVYAKVVKKGGKQTPLSPHRPAPLPPGDLSDKEQGQRSGHSSDGQDKPGSSGTFKQTSQPRDSQSNIQERSAPSDGGHAESSQSSLPTQLPRGSQPTQIVKPANRPKQSPPPVPVDMSKAPAPQIVRLPTPPHHSPSHSRRSSSSTSSSRGLFSPHLDEFFSHGPLEEVAPTLFGRQRSSPGPIDSDSSGGGNLKRVPPSGLPQQSGNRAPPINRHGTDENYHDDNFKQQKPAKRGITSEVEYANIPSERFHQSDRPSGTTPQVGHPTHSTQQGHIRTRRSAQEPYSTDLIQAERNHPYGPQSAIHINPSDPQHFQSQNLRITPRSSPQGQSSPDQDDFREVYGSVNPEEYSGVGSQSFYSIQSDQYGTPMGWHQAQPIPGQPTRHNRPQQPTVHFAPGTGNQAQPMPFPHRSDHAENQGHMAGPHGWHQMQQPSTTNAPHNLQAVGSTANQNEAIRVQPQGWHQTQPTLPQTRDVHQPQPSSIATRHIHQEQIQRDILPEDNEVQRTAPVVYPNIVRTQPVMPSVEEEFRDLPEYSPATVQSTHQSEDVAPCVPARRRRSVEDPKVNSGPNQSEVHIVERAQVSRKSDYQDQQQSEDSLHNKKRNIRSTNDHPITSERQNVPMTPHSSIRPQEVDYVAMLPSPPQNISMGNPPVVEYGWPASGATVTYPASSATNIPSTSFITTAGVSQPTFSATDATPSTSYTTVADAIPSTSFATATLQANSEQFIETERPLTSSTPQPPATVEPIPSTSFNNSHEKDSPPRARVLSKSDLSQTSDIFLENLHHKNVNVTQYSDRSDDEKRSNLDSPRAVAQFFYYDSSTGNGESSNSSFCRDPLGSRRQTSDGEYEDPCCGEESWYNAGNKGIYPVWLWIAELPASKTSWI